In Mytilus galloprovincialis chromosome 1, xbMytGall1.hap1.1, whole genome shotgun sequence, the following are encoded in one genomic region:
- the LOC143081350 gene encoding baculoviral IAP repeat-containing protein 7-like, whose translation MEFISSLDYFICILFLIKMRSSIKMYVKYWMFEIMTKLHVDKENRICILNMYTKFQTCISRSINIQIRPTFDLYCRLHNFFNFEQKMMFEWARFKTYESAPGTLRAWRLKLAKAGFFYTGVGHKCKCAFCGFSYDVSSETGDPDDVHRRLNPNCPFLVDSVNTNNIAIDADERSLFQRRSPAFLTSSSRNFQSPAVFAGGHVSRFQTGGYAFDFDSMEQIDSYIRLVIQGSPPNEERQIQNISERENQQREGPINYTKPNSPDSEESKMPKYPQYAIRSLRIDSFKNWPTHLTQSPAEMASAGFFYTGISDHFLCFFCGGGLINWEPDDQPWIEHANSYPECPFVRQCYGDDFKDIQRNRNLLNALSEKNNQNPELTTDPINSTITNNEFSSNQAVTSVLELGFEKELVKKAYDLLQLAGRREITAILLMEAVFQIEKSETENGYATSGATRSSVENFKQQFQETSITSLKEENQNLRDQQTCKICLEEPVSIVFLPCGHLASCVNCAPMLRRCPMCRTFIKGTVKTYLS comes from the exons ATGGAATTTATAAGCTCATTGGATTACTTTATATGCATTCTGTTTCTTATAAAAATGCGATCATCGATAAAGATGTATGTCAAATATTGGATGTTCGAAATAATGACTAAACTTCATGTGGACAAAGAAAATagaatttgtattttaaatatgtaTACAAAATTCCAAACATGTATATCTCGGTCAATCAATATACAAATTCGACCCACATTTGATCTTTACTGTCGACTACACAATTTCTTTAACTTTGAACAAAAAATGATGTTTGAGTGGGCTAGATTTAAAACGTACGAATCAGCACCAGGAACACTTCGTGCTTGGAGACTAAAATTAGCTAAAGCTGGATTTTTTTATACTGGCGTTGGTCACAAATGTAAGTGTGCTTTTTGTGGATTTTCGTACGATGTATCATCTGAAACAGGCGATCCAGATGATGTACATAGACGATTGAATCCAAATTGTCCATTTTTGGTAGATAGTGTCAATACTAACAATATTGCAATTGATGCTGATGAACGATCGCTCTTTCAACGAAGATCTCCAGCTTTCTTGACTT cttCTTCTCGGAACTTTCAGTCACCTGCCGTGTTTGCAGGTGGGCATGTTTCCCGATTTCAAACAGGAGGATATGCCTTTGACTTTG actCAATGGAACAGATAGATAGTTATATCAGGCTAGTTATACAAGGCTCACCACCAAATGAAGAAAgacaaattcaaaatatttcagaaagAGAAAATCAACAAAGGGAAGGTCCTATCAATTATACAAAACCAAATTCTCCAG ATTCTGAAGAGTCTAAAATGCCAAAGTATCCGCAATACGCCATCAGATCCTTACGGATTGATTCCTTTAAAAATTGGCCAACACATCTGACTCAGTCGCCGGCAGAAATGGCCTCAGCGGGGTTCTTCTACAcag GTATATCAGACCATTTTCTGTGTTTTTTCTGTGGAGGTGGATTGATAAACTGGGAACCAGATGACCAGCCCTGGATAGAACATGCCAACTCGTATCCAGAATGTCCCTTTGTTCGACAGTGTTATGGAGATGACTTTAAAGATATTCAAAGGAACAGGAATTTACTAAATGCACTCTCT gaaaaaaacaatcaaaatccAGAACTTACAACTGACCCGATAAACTCTACAATAACGAATAATGAATTCAGCAGCAACCAAGCTGTTACATCGGTCTTAGAATTAGGATTTGAAAAAGAGTTGGTAAAGAAAGCTTACGATTTGTTGCAGCTAGCAGGGCGTAGAG AGATTACAGCAATACTACTCATGGAAGCCGTGTTTCAAATAGAAAAAAGCGAAACAGAAAATGGGTATGCTACTTCAGGGGCCACACGCAGTTCAGTGGAAAATTTTAAACAACAATTCCAAGAaa CATCAATCACAAGTTTGAAAGAAGAAAATCAGAATCTGAGAGATCAGCAAACATGCAAGATATGTCTAGAGGAACCAGTATCTATTGTATTTCTTCCATGTGGTCATCTTGCTTCTTGTGTAAACTGTGCGCCTATGCTTAGAAGATGTCCAATGTGTAGAACATTTATCAAAGGGACTGTAAAAACTTATTTAAGTTAG